Below is a window of Candidatus Kinetoplastibacterium oncopeltii TCC290E DNA.
ACTTTCAAATTCATTTTTAAAATGATCATCAAACCTATACTTATCATAAGAAAGACGAAGATCACTCAATGCATGTATAAGAGTTTCAGCTACAAAAACGCCACCATATGGACCAAAATGTCCAGAACTATCAGGATAGTTATAACTCACGAAAAATATTCTCCGTTAACGTCAATAAACAAATACTAATAAAATATCTAGCAATAGCTGATTATAACCTAATATTTAATCAAAATGTTCACATATATTTCAATATTTACATATTGTACCGAACAATATTAATAATTTTAACCAATGTCTTGTAAAAAAACTCACGGGTAAATATTACTGATATTTCTAAATTTTTTATAGTACCAATGAGCTGCTAAACCATGTTCTGCAAAATTATGCATATTATAAGTTCTTATTTGAATCTCTATTAAATAATTATCCTTATCTATTACAACAGTATGTAATGATTGATAACCATTTGCTTTTGGTTTGGATATATAATCATCAAATTCTTCAGGTATGTGGTTCCATAACTTATGTATAATATCAAGAACTATATAACACGTTTTGATATCATCAACTACAATCCTAACTGCACTTAAATCGTATAACTTTGCGAAATCGATATTTTTTATACGCATCTTATTCCATATGCTGTATATATGTTTTAATCTACCATTAATTTCTGATTTAATCCCATATCTATTAAGAACATGTTTGATTTTACTCAAAGTATTCTCTATATATAGTTTGCGCTCTATTTTTTGTGAATCAAATAACAGAGCGATTTCCTCATATTGATCAGGATATAGCATCTTAAAAATCATATCTTCTATATCATAAATTATCTTATATCTTGGTTTTGAAACTAGATAACTGAAAGTCTGTAGCCTCCATAATAATCTAGACAGTATAGTTCTTAACTCTAATGTCATAGCTAACAACATGCTTTTTATAATTCCATTGTGGTTGATGAAATATTTAATGCTGCTAGATCTATATGTTGACACAATTTTGTTATTGCTAACACTAAAAAAACTTAAAAAACCTATATTGTTTTTTATATATTTTACTGGAATATCGTAAATAGCAGTATATGGTGAAACAGGAATATATAAATTCCTGTCAACATTAATAATTGATGAATCTTCTATAGTCATTGCTAGACCACCACTAAAATTTAAAACAATCGGTAGATAACTATCGGATATTTTATCGAAATCACTGTTTTTTTTACATAAAAATAGCTAGAAGCCATGACTAACAATTAACTGTCAATTGAAATAATTTTTGATATTGTTAGAGATAACATTAAATATCCAAAAATATTTACATATAGCGTAAAAACTTAGTATCTATTTGTGTATTACATCATAATATAATTTTCTAAATTAATGGCAAATTGAAAACCTTTCTTAGATAAGATAGATATTCTGGATCTTCACATATTATTTTCTCAGAAGAATCTGAAACTTTTGCTACTGGCTGATCATTACAACGAACCATTTTCATTACTATTTGCAAAGGATTATTGCCCATGTCATTAGTTAAATTAGTACCTATTCCAAAAGTAACCCTACATCTACCTGAGAAATAATGTAATAATCTTATAGCTAATGGAAACGTTAACGAATCCGAAAAAACCAAAGTTTTATTCCTACAGTCTACTCGATTTTTTGAATAATGATCTAGCAAACGATCTCCCCAAAGAAATGGATCACCTGAATCATGACGAACTCCGTCAAATAATTTACAAAAATAAGTATCGAAATCTCTTAAAAAAGCTTCCATTCCGTATACATCTGATAAAACAATTCCTAGGTCACCTCTATACTCTTTTGCCCATATATCAAAAGCAAAAACCTGCGAATCTCTAAGCCTAGGACCGAGAGCTTGACAAGCTTGTAAATATTCATGACCCATAGTTCCTAATGGAGAAACATCATAACGTTTTGCTAACATAACGTTACTTGTACCAATAAAATTTTTACCCATATACTGTTTCATTGTAGAAACAACTTCGTTATGCCATAATTTGGAAAATCTACGCCTGGTTCCATATTCAGCAATTCTAAAATTTATTAGATTATTATCTTTCGAAACTAAATCAATCTTTGACATTAAGCGTTTCCTACCCTCTTCTAGACTAATGTCTTTATTACGAAAGTAAACCTCATTTACTATAGCTAATATAAATATTTCAAATAGTATGGTATGTAACCAAGGACCATTTACAGTAATATTTATCTCTCCATTATTACTACCATTTGATATAGAAACGCATCTCTTTGGCAGGTAAAATAATCTTAAGAAATCTATAAAATCACTCTTTATAAATCTAAATTTCTCTAAATAATTTAGTTCATCATCAGTAAATCTTAAAGTACATAAATGACTTATTTCCTCTTGTATTTCTTCAATATGAGAAGACAAATTTACTCCAATACTGCGACATTTAAAACGATAAACAACCTCCGCAGAAGGGAAATGATGCAAAACAACTTGCATCATAGTAAATTTATACAGATCTGTATCAAGCAAAGAATCTATTATCATATGAAATAAACTTTTCCAGCAAAAAAAACAATGTAATTTCAAATTTATAAAAGTAATAAATAAAAATATAAAAACAAATAAGTTTTTAATGATACATTATTATCTTTTTTTATTGTATATTCTATCAAGGAAAGGTTATAGGATGACTCATGTTGTTACTGAAAACTGTATAAACTGCAAATATACAGACTGTGTTGATGTATGCCCAGTTGACTGTTTTCGAGAAGGAGAAAATTTTTTAGTAATAGATCCAGATGAATGTATTGATTGTGCGGTATGTGTTTCCGAATGTCCTGCTAATGCCATTTTGTACGAAGAAGACTTGCCAGAAGACCAAAAAATATTTATATCAATAAATAGTGAGTTATCAAAGAAATTTAATAGTATATCAAGATCTAAAGAACCATATTACGATGCCGACAAATGGAATGGAATATCAGATAAACTTAAACTTTTAAAAAAATAGGCGTAATCTATATGATAGTAAATTTATTAAATAATAATCATAGTTACTCCATTCAAAAAATAAAAAATATAAATGAATGGGTTCCTGGAAAACTATTTTCCATTACGTTGACTAAAGATAAAAATTTTTTCTTCAAAGCAGGACAATTCACACGCATTGGGTTTGAAATTGAAAATCATGATAACAAAGAAAAAAACATAATATGGAGAGCTTATTCAATGGTTAGTTCCCCTAATGAAGGGGACCTAGAATTTTATTATGTTATTGTGCCTAACGGACAATTTAGCAAGATCCTATCTAAATTAGATATTGATCAGACCGTATTTGTTAGAAAACAATCTTTTGGTTTTTTAACAGTAGACCAATTTCAAAAAAGCAACGATAACTTATGGTTAATAGCAACTGGCACAGGAATATCTGCTTATATTTCTATATTAAAAGACAATAAAACTTGGGATTATTTTAAAAAAATTATACTTGTACATAGCGTTAGAAAAACAGAAGAATTAACTTATCAAACAATAATAAATAAAATAAAAGAAAAACAATCTATTATTGGAAATATATTAAATTACGTACCAATAACAACAAAAGAAAATACACACAATATACTGCATGAACGTTTGCCTATAATTATAGAAAATGGAATTTTAGAAAAAAAAGCTGAAGAAATATTGGATTGCAAGTCCTCTAGTGTTATGCTTTGTGGAAATCCAGCAATGTTATTAGATGTTCGTAGAATATTGATCGAAAGAGGATTTGCAACTAAAAATTCTGATGATTCAAAAAATCTAGTTATGGAAAATTATTGGTAATGATTATTTTAATTTAAAATTATCAAAAGATCTTATGTAGGGAAACATGTCAACTAAGGAATTAATTAGTATAATAGATGATTCTTTACCACAAACTCAATGTAGAAAATGTGGTTATGCAGACTGTATGTCTTATGCAAATGCAATAGTTAATAAAAAAGCTAATATAAATTTATGTAATCCAGGTGGAAATACTGTTTCAAAAGAAATTTCTTATAAATTAAAATTAAAAAAAATCGATGAAAATCCTGATGAGAAATTTGAAAAACTAATGGTTGCTTATATAGAAGAAAGTGAATGTATAGGATGCACATTATGTATAAAATCATGTCCTGTAAGCGCTATAATTGGATCTAACAAACTAATGCATTCTATAGTACAAGACTGGTGTACTGGATGTGAATTGTGTTTATCAGTATGTCCAGTTGATTGTATCAAAATGAAATCTTCAGGCAGAACCTGGAACAAAGAAGATGCAAAAATAGCACGCGAACGCTATGAAGACACAAAGAAAAGGACATACGATAAATCAATTAATAAACATAGTTTAATGAGTGATAATTATAGAAACACTAAAGAAAATGATATTGATTTTCATGAATTAGATAAAAAGAAATTGTTGATTGAAAGAATATTAAATAAAGCAAGAAATATGAGAACTGAATAAAATTATAATTATTTTATGAATAATAATGATGCATGTGAAAAAATTTTTGATCGTTTAGAACGAATCAATCCTACACCCAAGACTGAACTTAAATATTACACAGATTTCCAACTATTAATAGCTGTGATTCTTTCTGCACAATCTAAGGATGAATCTGTTAATTATTCTACAAGAATATTATTTTCTGATTATGGGACTCCAGAGTTAATGCTAAGTCTTGGAATACTAAAAATGGAAAATCTCATAAGAAACGTAGGACTGTATCATATTAAAGCTCATAATATTTTAAAAACTTGCGATTTAATAATTAATAAATTTTGTAACAAAGTACCAAATACTAGAGAAGGATTAGAATCCTTACCAGGTGTCGGAAGAAAAACTGCTAATGTCGTTTTAAATGTTGCATTTAATCAACCAACCATAGCTGTTGATACACACGTTTTTAGAGTATCAAATAGAACTGGTATAGCAAAAGGCAAAAAACTTATTGATGTTGAAAATAAACTTATTAGAAACATACCTAACAGGTATTTACACAAAGCCCATCATATGCTAGTCCTATTCGGGAGATATATATGTGTAAAACGTAACCCTAAATGCAGTCATTGTCCAATAAATGATTTATGTGAATATTATAAAAATATTTAATTAATGTCCTGATGAAATATCAAACTAGAAACAAAACTAAATGAAAAGAATTACATCTGATATATTACCAATAGCTCTATTTTTCTCTACCTACATGTATACAAATGATATATACATATCTACAAAGGTAATTGTACTGTCATGCATATTTCAACTGGCTTATATAAAATTTTTCCAAATAAAAACGAATAAAATAAAGGTAATAAGCAATTTAATAATCATAATACTTGGCAGTACTACTATTTTTCTTGAGAATGACGTTTTTATAAAAGCTAAACCAACTATAGTTTACTGGATAATTGGGCTTATTATACTATTTTATAGATTAATTTTAAAAAGAGATATTATATACACTACTTTAAATAATAAAATTATACTTCCTAAAAAAATATGGAGCTATATAAATAAATCTTTTATATGTTTTTTTATCATAATGGGTTTTATAAACATATTTATAGCGTTTTCCGGTTTTTTTAGTGAAAAGGAATGGGTAGTATTCAAAATAATAGGATTCCCTGTATTATTTACGGTGCTTATTACAATACAATTCATATTTTTTAAAAAATATATAAATAATGACGATGAATAATATCAAATCAGATAAAATTATAGAACTAATAAAAGTTAGGTTATCTCACTTAGAGCCAACATATATTGATATAAGAGATGATTCTAGCCTACATGAAAACCATAATAATAATTCAGCTGGACATTACACTATAAAAATAATGTCAGATAAATTTATAAATTTATCTACTATAGAACAACATAAGCTTGTGTATAAATGCTTAAAAGATTTAATACCATTTCCTATTCATGCTCTTGCTATAAATACTAAACCATAAAATATAAAAGGATCCTAATGAAAAAGTTAATAATAATGTTATTTATGTTGTCAATAACTTCCGCATTCTCTAAAAATATAGCAACAGTTGATGGAGTACCAATTACTCAAAATAGCGTAGATCAATTTATAGAATTATTGGTTGCTCAAGGAGCCCAAGAATCTGATCAACTTAGAGAACAAGTAAAACAGGAATTGATAAACAGACAAATATTAATAAAAGAAGCAGAAAAATCAGATATTCCTAAAAGGAAAGATGTGCAAGCTGAGATAGATTTAGCTAAAAATAGCATTATAGTTAGAACTTTTTTAAATGAATATATAAATAAACATCCCATATCGGAATCTAGCGTAAAAAATGAATATGATAGATTAAAAAAAGAACAATCTATAAAAAGAGAATTTAAGTTGAGTCACATACTAGTGGATACAGAAAACAGAGCTAATGAATTACTTGGCATTATTAAATTAGATGTTAATAAATTCAAAAATATAGCAAAAGAAAACTCTAAAGATACTGCTAGTGCTATAAATGGTGGAGACCTAGGATGGGGATCATTAGAAAACTATGTGAAGTCTTTCTCTGATTCAATTAAAGATCTCAGTATTGGAGAGATTGTTCAAAAACCAGTTAAAACTCAATTTGGATGGCACATAATACAACTTAATGATATAAGGACAGTAGAATTCCCTGATCTGGATCAGGTTAAGCCACAAATCGAAGAGATCTTAAAACAAAAACTTATATCAGAATATCAGAAAGAGTTAAGAAATAAATCAAAGGTCAATACATAAAAAATTAAAAACTATAGATCAATTAGCTTGATGAATGCTTCTTGATCTATTACTTGTATTCCATTATTTTCTGCAAATTCTAATTTCTTTCCGAAACTTTCACCTGCTATTAAATAATTAATTTTTTTAGATATATGATTTGTTACTTTTCCACCGTTGCTTTCTATGTATTTTATCATTTCTTCTCTTGATATATTTGGTAATTTACCTGTTATTGCAAACAATTTCCCTTCTAGTTTGCAATTAGATTTTGTCTGTTTTTCAGGTAGTGGATATACATCTATAGATTTTAATGAGCTAATCACGTCAAGATTATGTTTTTCAGAAAAGAATAGTCTTATAGAGTAAGCAGTCTTATATCCTATATCTTTAACTGATAAAAAATCCTCAAAACTAGCAAATATAATATTCTCGATTGTACGAAATCTTTTAGATATATCAACAGCAGTTGCCTCTCCTACATGCTTTATACCCATTGCAAATAAAAAGCTACTTAAACTTGGTTTACGTGCACTATCAATAGATTTTAATAAATTAGTAGCAGATTTTTCTGCTACTAATTCTACATTCATTAAATCAGAAAAAGTCAATCTAAAAACATCGACCAAAGATCTTATACACCCTATATCAACCAACTTATCAACTAATTTTTTTCCAAAACCAATAATATTAAAAGCCTTACGGCTTAGAGCATGATGCAAGCCTTGTTTTAACTGCGCAGGACAACACAAACCACCTGTACAGCGATATGTTACTTCATTTTCGATTCTTTTAATCGCAGAATCACAAACAGGACAACGATCTAACATATGAAATTGTATAGTATCTTTAGGCCTCAATTCTGCAACAGTAGAAACGACTTCTGGAATTACATCGCCAGCTCTTCTAATTATAACAAAATCTCCTATACGTATATCCTTACGTCTTATTTCATTTTCGTTATGCAACGTTGCATTAGAAACAGTAACTCCACCTACAAAAATAGGATTAAGACGAGCGACAGGAGTTATAGCGCCGGTTCTACCAACCTGAATATCTATAGCTACAAGCTGAGTTACCGCCTCTTCTGCTAAAAATTTGTGAGCTAGGGCAAATCTGGGTGCTCTTGAAGAATATCCAAGAATATTTTGCTTATTCAAAGAATTCACTTTATAAACTACGCCATCTATACCATAAGGTAAAAAATTACGATTCTTAACTATTGATTTATAGTAATCTAATATGCCATCAATTCCTGATACAACCTTATGATATCTTTTATTTACCGGCAATCCTAATGAAACAAACCAATCAAGTACTGATTCATGAGTTTTATGATTTAATTTTATTATTTTATTAGGATGATTGTTATCAGTAATATTTCCCCAGCCATAAGCAAAAAATCTTAATTTGCGCATAGCACTTATCTTTGAGTCAAGATTTCTCAAACTTCCAGCAGCAGCATTACGAGGATTTACAAAAACCCTTTCTCCATTTTTTATATTATTATTATTAAGATTTTCGAAATCCTTTTTATACATTAGGACTTCTCCCCTTATATCCAAAACTTTAGGTACATCTCCAACCAGTCTTAATGGGATAGATTTTATAGCACGTATATTGGAAGTAACATCCTCTCCAATATAACCATCACCTCTTGTAGATCCATAAGCTAAAACACCATCTTCATATCTAATATTCACAGCAAGGCCATCTAATTTTAGATCACAAAAATACTCAATATCATTTTTAATCTCAATTTTCTTTCTCAATAAAGAAATGACTCTTTTATTGAACAAATCAACATCTTCTGATGTAAATGCGTTGGAAAGTGATAACATAGGAACAGAATGTTCAATTTTATCAAACGATGCAAGAGGGCTAGAGCCCACCCTCTGAGTAGGGGAATATTTTGTTATCAAATCTGGATAAGTAGATTCAAGATTTAATAGCTCGCACATTAAGTTATCATACTCTAAATCACTAATTATAGGACTGTCGTAGCAATAATAGTGTACGTTATGTTCTTCTATAGTCCTGCGTAAACTTTCTATTTTATATTTTAATAACTCAATATCCTGAAACATTATTTGAAAACTCTTTTAGACCTATAACTTCCTGATTTAAAACCACAATCATCTAATCTTTTAAATATTCTTTTTAACTGATTACTGATAAGTTCTTTTGAATCGTGATTCAAAATGAAACCATTAATATCAATTAATTTAGCATTTAGCTTTATTGCAATTTTATTTGATAAATCAAAAAAAATATCTAGAATATTCTCATCTTGTATAGAACATGGAACATCCATTACAATACTTAATCTACAACAATCATTATTTTTACCATTAGAATATAATGCATCATCTGATAAATATATTCGAATTCGATCAGACTTTAATATGTATTTATCATTGGATTTGTAGAAGTCAAAATTGCAGATAATTTCTGTCAATTCTTCTTTTGAAAAAAAACTATCAGTTAATATTCCAAATTTTATTTGTGCGTCTAAAGATGCACATAGAATATCTAAATTTTTTGCTTTATCTATCACTATTTGTTTATCAGGAACTATTATCATAGCATTAAAATCATTAGCTAATTTCCTAGAAATACTTACTATTTTATGCCACTGCTCAGAATCTATAGGACCACTACGATTAGCTAACGTAACAAAAACACTAGCGGATACATAATTATTATTATCATGTAAAACCTCACTTCTTTTCCCGACGCTATCTTCAAAAATAATTCTTATGAAATTACTACCTATATTTTTAAAATCTTCTAAATGATAAGATAATTCCGTACCTTGAACACTTGGTTTGAAATTTACTAGAATCATTACTTCTATGAAAGGGTCAAGATCGTGAAAATCATGATCACCACTAATATTTAAAGTATTAAATTTGCAATTTTTTGATGACAAAGAAGAAGTTTTATCAGCATACAATCTGGATTTAATATAAAAAATAATAGATTTTATTTTACCTATTATATTGATAATATATTTTAAAAAATTATTTCTCATCTTTGTATTTTATAGTATTGATTTAATAAAACAATATATTTTCATTGCTCACAAATCAAATATATCACTAAAAAAGTAAGGAAGATATAATGTATTGTAGCAATAATTAATCTTGTAATATGAATTTTTCAATAATACTAAACAATAGTGTTTAAAAAAAATACCCATTAATCGATATAATATGCTGAATTATATATATGCATTTTCACATAAATGAAGTATCTTTTAACAAATAAACTAGCTAAAAGCTATTATAGCTTTGCATTTCTACAAACTTATATATCAATTATAAAATTGATATAATTATTTAATGAATAATTCTAAAGTAATGGCTAAAGGAGTCCATTTTTGAAAAATCAATTTTACATTATAATGGCAGCACAAGCATTATCATCACTTGCAGATAATGCTCTGTTTATTGCTGCCATATCAATGATTTTAGAAAATTCTGGACCTGAGTGGGCAATTCCATTTATGAAATGGTTTTTCGCTCTTGCCTATGTTGTACTTGCACCATTTGCCGGAACATTATCAGATAGATTCCCTAAAGGTCAAGTCATGCTAGTTGCAAATTTTATCAAATTATCTGGTTGTTTTATAATGCTTTTTTGCAACTTTTTGAGTAATCTGAATTCTATAAATTGTTTTATAATAATTATTTCATATGGGTTAGTTGGTATTGGTGCTGCTATCTACTCACCAGCAAAATACGGTATTGTTACTGAAATATTGGATCCAGAATCATTGGTGAAAGGTAATAGTTGGATAGAAGGTCTTACAGTTTTGTCGATAATACTAGGTACATGTCTAGGAAGTTATCTTTTATCATCTAAAATATCATACTATTTATTACTAAATCATTCTGTATTTAAATTTGCTACAAGTAAATCAGAAGCAGCTATTTTAGTTATATTATTAATATATTTGCTATCTGCAATATTTAATATATTAATTACAAAAACTAATATCAAATATCCGGAATCAAGTATTAATTTTAATAACCTAACTATCAATTTTTATAAAAATGTATCTACTTTATGGAAAGATAAAATAGGAAAAATATCACTTTCTGTAACTACAATATTCTGGGGGGTAAGTGCTAGCTTGCAGATAATTGTAATTGAATGGAGTCAACAACATTTAGAATACTCCTTAGATCAAACTTATGCCTTAATAGGAACAGTAGCTATAGGAACTATAATAGGAGCTATAATAGTCGCTAAAATTGTGATATTAAAAAAAGCACTATATGTTTTGCCAATAGGTATAATTATAGGATTAATAATGTTATTGATGCCTTTAATAAATAAATTATCACATGCTTATATATTGCTTCTAGCAATTGGTACACTATCTGGTTTTTTTGTTGTTCCACTAAATGCTATACTACAGCATAGAGGCAGGATACTTTTATCAGCAGGAAACTCCATTGCTGTACAAAATTTTAACGAACAATTAAATGTATTATTAATGGTTAGTATTTATACATTACTCTCCTGGATGCAAGTAAAAATAGATACTATTATAGTTATATATAGTCTATTAGTTATAATATCTATGTCTTTATTTACATACTGGAATCATAGAAACATTTCATATAGAAATATGTAATACAGACTAGAATTTATTATTTTTCAATCAAAGAAGATATCAACCTAAGGTCATTCCAAGATAACGGTTTTTCTTCAGGTTTCCTTAATAGATAAGCTGGATGGTAGCTCACAACAACTGGTATATTAGATTTTCTAGATTGAAAGTTATGAATCTTACCTCTCATATTTTTTATGCTTTCATCGCTACATAGAAGTGTATTAGCCGCAAACTTACCTAAAGCTAATATCGTTTTAGGATTGATAATGTCTATTTGATCCATTAAATAAGGAAGACAAGAATCTATCTCTTCTGGCCTAGGATTTCGATTTCCTGGAGGACGGCATTTTACAATATTAGAAATAAATGCATTAGAAAGTCGACTTATATTGATAGAATCAAGCATCATATCCAGTAATTTGCCCGATTTGCCTACAAAAGGCTTACCTTCAATATCTTCATATTCACCAGGGGCTTCACCTATTACCATACAATTAACATTAATTAAAACACCTGTTCCGAATACAACATTTTTCCTGTTATTACATAGAACACATTTTTTACAATTTTTAATTTTTAATTTTAATATATTAGCAAATGAGTCTGGCTTATCTATTAAATCTTTTCTATTATCAATATTCTTTTTACCAATTTCATTAACTACAATATTACTTAAATGTTCGCTCTTATAGTTATCGTCCAAAAGAGATATTTTGTTAATATTTGTTTTTTTATCGGTGAATTTAGAATAAATAGATTCTTCTATACCCATCTCTTCTAAAAGTAAACATTGAAATTTATTTAAAGACATATACTATAAGATTGTTTACTATATTTAGATATTTTTTTTCATTACTAAAGCACTGTTAACTTTACCATTTTTTGATAAATAATAACCTTTGCGATTGCCTATAGTATAAAAGCCGTGTTTCTTATAAAAATTAATTGCTATTGCATTTGATTCATCTACCTCTAATAAAATATTTTTTAATGAGTAATTGTTACAGATTTTAAAAC
It encodes the following:
- the lplT gene encoding lysophospholipid transporter LplT, giving the protein MKNQFYIIMAAQALSSLADNALFIAAISMILENSGPEWAIPFMKWFFALAYVVLAPFAGTLSDRFPKGQVMLVANFIKLSGCFIMLFCNFLSNLNSINCFIIIISYGLVGIGAAIYSPAKYGIVTEILDPESLVKGNSWIEGLTVLSIILGTCLGSYLLSSKISYYLLLNHSVFKFATSKSEAAILVILLIYLLSAIFNILITKTNIKYPESSINFNNLTINFYKNVSTLWKDKIGKISLSVTTIFWGVSASLQIIVIEWSQQHLEYSLDQTYALIGTVAIGTIIGAIIVAKIVILKKALYVLPIGIIIGLIMLLMPLINKLSHAYILLLAIGTLSGFFVVPLNAILQHRGRILLSAGNSIAVQNFNEQLNVLLMVSIYTLLSWMQVKIDTIIVIYSLLVIISMSLFTYWNHRNISYRNM
- a CDS encoding uracil-DNA glycosylase, producing the protein MSLNKFQCLLLEEMGIEESIYSKFTDKKTNINKISLLDDNYKSEHLSNIVVNEIGKKNIDNRKDLIDKPDSFANILKLKIKNCKKCVLCNNRKNVVFGTGVLINVNCMVIGEAPGEYEDIEGKPFVGKSGKLLDMMLDSINISRLSNAFISNIVKCRPPGNRNPRPEEIDSCLPYLMDQIDIINPKTILALGKFAANTLLCSDESIKNMRGKIHNFQSRKSNIPVVVSYHPAYLLRKPEEKPLSWNDLRLISSLIEK